In Candidatus Desulfofervidus auxilii, one genomic interval encodes:
- a CDS encoding sulfide-dependent adenosine diphosphate thiazole synthase → MGLDEIIVTQAIVDRFMEKLKACLKLDVAIVGAGPSGMVAAYYLAKSGHKVAIFERKLSIGGGMWGGGMMFNQIVVQEAGKHILDEFGVRVYPYKEGYFTADAIEATTMICAKACQAGVNIFNCISMEDVVVREGRVCGLVINWSPVETTGLHVDPLTIHAQYLIDATGHHTELIKVIERKADGKLFTPTGKIVGEKSLWAEVAETTTVENTKEAYPGAFVCGMAANACFGSYRMGPIFGGMLLSGKKVAQLIQERLKSET, encoded by the coding sequence ATGGGTTTAGATGAAATTATAGTTACGCAGGCAATTGTTGACCGTTTTATGGAAAAATTAAAGGCATGTCTTAAGTTAGATGTAGCTATTGTAGGAGCTGGTCCTTCTGGGATGGTAGCTGCTTATTACCTAGCCAAAAGTGGACATAAGGTAGCTATATTTGAGAGGAAATTGAGTATTGGTGGTGGAATGTGGGGTGGTGGTATGATGTTTAATCAAATCGTAGTGCAAGAAGCCGGTAAGCACATCTTAGATGAATTTGGCGTTCGTGTTTACCCTTATAAAGAAGGATATTTTACAGCCGATGCCATAGAGGCTACTACTATGATTTGTGCCAAAGCTTGCCAGGCAGGAGTAAATATATTTAATTGCATTTCCATGGAAGATGTAGTGGTAAGAGAGGGAAGGGTATGTGGTCTGGTGATCAACTGGTCACCAGTAGAAACCACGGGTCTCCATGTAGACCCTTTAACCATTCATGCTCAGTATCTCATAGATGCTACTGGCCATCATACTGAACTCATAAAAGTGATTGAAAGAAAGGCAGATGGTAAGCTTTTTACACCCACCGGAAAAATAGTGGGAGAAAAATCTCTTTGGGCAGAAGTAGCAGAAACTACCACTGTTGAGAATACAAAAGAAGCTTATCCTGGAGCATTTGTGTGTGGCATGGCCGCTAATGCCTGTTTTGGCTCCTACCGTATGGGACCTATCTTTGGAGGTATGTTACTCTCTGGAAAAAAGGTAGCTCAATTGATTCAGGAAAGGTTAAAATCAGAAACATAA